A stretch of Vulpes vulpes isolate BD-2025 chromosome 4, VulVul3, whole genome shotgun sequence DNA encodes these proteins:
- the TBATA gene encoding protein TBATA — translation MATDVKTQLAEHPLMSPRAELKPEKKSGHRPRSHGDNGPQKELMIPGIVDFQLIQTALKTPKPQTPGAYRFGRLSHHSFFSRHHPHPQRVTHIQDLTGKPVCVVRDEFSVAPLPQATLLSRCLMGLPTISVPIGDPQSNREPRLSSEAWKKELRDLASRVAVFTKENELKSKEVGQKEEPQREQGAKYSAETGRLIPTSTRVIGRRHSRQGPRMYSSGKDEGVQTVFLKDHELLVLELLCQILQTDSLSAIQFWLLYAPPKEKDLALGLLQTAVAQQFPQPLVSIPLEKLLHQLQEFQEPSQEKQQPPYSQSPKKTKTPPLPKGDQPEYIGRAQILRMHLNQNTEDRNSKPKAECGV, via the exons ATGGCCACAGACGTGAAGACCCAGTTGGCTGAACATCCACTGATGAG TCCAAGGGCTGAGCTGAAGCCTGAAAAGAAGTCAGGGCACAGGCCAAGGAGCCACGGGGACAACGGGCCACAGAAAGAACTGATGATCCCAGGGATCGTGGATTTCCAGCTGATCCAAACAGCACTGAAGACCCCCAAGCCCCAAACCCCTGGGGCCTACCGCTTTGGCCGCCTCAGCCACCACTCCTTCTTCTCCCggcaccacccccacccacaaCGTGTGACCCACATCCAAG ATCTCACCGGGAAGCCCGTCTGTGTCGTCAGAGACGAGTTCTCTGTGGCCCCCTTGCCTCAAGCCACACTTTTATCCCGCTGTCTGATGGGGTTGCCCACCATCTCTGTCCCCATCGGAGACCCGCAGTCCAATCGGGAACCCCGGCTTTCTTCTG AGGCATGGAAAAAGGAGTTGAGAGACCTGGCTTCCCGGGTGGCCGTCTTCACCAAGGAGAATGAGCTGAAGAGCAAAGAGGTGGGT CAGAAGGAGGAGCCTCAGCGGGAGCAAGGGGCAAAGTACTCGGCCGAGACCGGGAGGCTCATCCCCACTTCCACCCGAGTCATTGGTCGCCGCCACTCCCGCCAGGGCCCACGGATGTATTCTTCTGGCAAAGATGAAGGAGTCCAGACTGTCTTCCTAAAGGATCATGAGCTGCTG GTCCTGGAGCTCCTTTGTCAGATCCTGCAGACAGACTCCCTGAGCGCTATCCAGTTCTGGCTACTTTACGCTCCCCCAAAAG AGAAAGACCTGGCCCTGGGACTCCTGCAAACAGCCGTGGCTCAGCAATTTCCACAACCCCTAGTCTCTATCCCGTTGGAAAAACTTCTCCATCAGCTCCAGGAATTCCAAGAGCCATCTCAAGAGAAGCAACAGCCGCCCTACAG CCAATCCCCGAAGAAGACGAAGACCCCACCACTACCCAAAGGCGACCAACCAG AGTACATCGGGAGAGCACAAATTCTCCGGATGCATCTGAACCAGAACACAGAAGACAGAAATTCAAAGCCGAAGGCAGAATGCGGAGTCTGA